The genomic interval TGCAAGGTAGAAAATCCAGGCGAAAAATTAACAGCTTAAGAGGTTATGTAAACGCGAATAAACCAGATCCCCTAAAAAAACCAAATACCTAGCCACGCTATAGGTGGCGGTGTCAGCAGCCATTTGCATTAGCGCAATAACACTTCAAGAAGCAGGCGAAGCCCCTTGATAGAGGCGCCAATTACCGGCAGCATATCTTTAAAGACAGCCTGTAAAAGCAGAAAAAAAATATCCGAAACTAGGAAATTAGCAGAATGCGAAAGCAGCCTCAACTGCCAGAGCATTAGATATAGCCGCAGAAAAATTCGTAAAATAGAAGCAGGAAAACAAGCAACAATGAATGTTTTAGCAAGAGTATTCTAGGATTATCTTTCCGTTATTTTTATAATGTTAACGCACACCCAAAAGAATATGAGCTTTAAAAATTAGATTTAAGAAGCGATAAAACCAAAGCGCTATCCAACCAACGCCGGCCACTCTTCCGCCCAGGTACAATGGCTGCTTTCACCTCGTTCAGCAAGCTTTTCAGTTAAAAAATCAATAAATACTCGAACTTTTTTCGGTAAATACTCGCGCTTTGGATAGATAGCGAATACGCCATTGTCTGGCTGAGGTGGTCGATAATATGGATACAGCGACACCAACTCACCGCAATCCAAGCCTTTCTTCGCAAGAAAATGTGGCAACTGCGCAAAGCCTAAACCATCGGTGCACATATAAGCCATGGTTTCACCGTCGTCGGTAATATAGCGGCGCTCTAAATCAACAAATTGGTACTCGCCTTTTTTATCGGGTAAAAATATTGGCTGGAGCTGCTGACTTTGCTTAATTCGAAAGCCAATCCAGCTATGCGTCTTAAAGTCTTCGCTGCAGCTCGGCATACCATAGGCACTAAGATAAATTGGCGAAACACAGGTAAGAAAATCCATTGGGCTCAAACGACGCGCGACTAAACGACTGTCCTTTATGAAGCCGGTACGCAGAGCAATATCAACATTATTTTCAACAATATCAACGTGCAAATCATTAACTTCAAGCTCAAGTTTAATGTCTGGGTAGCATTGACAAAACTCATTTAACAGAGGCTGTAAATATAAGTGTGCATAACAAACTGCCGAACTAATGCGCAAAATGCCACTGGGCGAATCATTCAGCTGCTTCAACTCGTTTTCACAAGAGGATAGATCCTGCATCGCTTTGCGCACCGTGCGGGCGTAGCGCTCACCCGCCGTGGTGATACGCAGCTGGCGAGTCGAGCGCTGAAATAGCGTCAGCCCAAGCTCCACCTCTAAACGACTCACAGCCTTGCTCACGGTAGATGGGTCACTACCGCATAAACGAGCGGCCGCTGAAAAGCTGCCGCCATCACAGGTTGCTAGAAATATTTCTAAAGTACGCAACTTATCCACAACTCCCTCTCCCTTGCACTGCCTAGCTGGCTACATAACCGCAAATATAACAAGAAAGATACATGAATAATATTCATGACTATTTGGTAAATAGCTCTATTTTTCCGATCTAGGCCGAGCAATAACATAGCGTTTTCACTAGACGATGTTTTTGCTGAAGGAAGCCAAGGTGTTTGATCTCTCTGCTGTTAAAAAATTAGAGCCCAATAGCCCGCTGACCTATCTGGGCCTTGCGCTTGTCGCCATGAGTGGCCTGAGTTATATCAACTACTTACCCAGTCTGGTCGCCGCTTTAGCCGGCGGCATGGGTTTTAATGATGTGCAAGCCGGTCAAATTGTCGCCTTAAACGGCTACGGCGGTTTATTCGGCAGCATGCTTGCCATTTTATGGGTGCGTCGCATTCACTGGCGATCAGCCATGATGATCTTACTGCCGTTGCTTGCTGCCGTAGATTTAAGCACTGCATGGTTAACCGAGAGCTATATAGCCATACTGATTTGGCGATTCATCGCAGGAGCGCTCGGCGGGCTATGCGTAGGGATTGGTTTTGCAGCACTTGTTCGCCTACCCAATACCGACCGCGCTTATGGCACCTTGCTCTTTGTGCAATTTTGCCTTGGCTCTCTGGTCATTTACTTTTTTCCAGAACTCGAGCGCGCATCGGGTGCCCATAGTATTTTTTTTGTGATGGCGAGTTTACTCCTTCTGGGTTTAGCCTATCTGGCCTGGCTGCCGGAGCTGGTACACCCAGACAAAATCCAAAACATCGTTCCCTCACAGCAACACAACATTCGTCATAAGCAACTGCTCATGCTGGCCCTTGTGTGCTACCAACTGGCAGCCAGTGCCATTTGGGCTTATGTCGGACTCATTGGCGGCAATGCCAATTTTAGTGACGATCAAATCAGTAGTTATATTGCCAGCACCGGATTACTTGGGTTAATTGGAGCTATGCTGCCGATAATTGCCGGCAATCGCCTTAACCGCTTGCGTTGGTTGGCCACCGGTATCCTGCTTTCAATCATCGCAGCGCTAATACTGACTAGATCACCACTCACCACCACCGTTTATGCTATCGCCATGGCCCTGCTATTTATTGCCTGGCCAGCTGTGCTGGCATTTTTATTGGCGGTGATAGCCGAGATGGATAGCAGCGGCCGACTCGCAACCATTGCTTGGCTGATATCGTCTATCGGCATGGCCTCGGGCCCCATGATGGCCGCCACCCTACTTCAAAAAGGCGACTTTACACTGATGCTTTATGCCTGCGCAGGTTGCTTTGCGCTGAGTTTGACCGCACTCACAATACCCGTGCAAGTTTGTGAAACCGCAAAGTCGCGCCTACAAACGACTTAACCATCAAACATCAACCTACCCACGACTTTTTACACTAGAAAACGCAAACACCGAGACACAAGAAATGATTCGCTACCTATTCAATCAGTCGCTGTTAAGTTTTAAAAATCGCTACGATTACGACATCTCCTACATGCAAGATATATTGCAACACGATCTATCGGCCTTTTTGAAATTTATAGGCTTGCAAATGATGTCGAATCACTCTGCTGGCTTAGCTGCTGAACCAATCTTCGCTGCCAGACTACAAGCCATATTGTGGGACGACTGCGGCCCCTGCACGCAATTAATTGTTAATCTGGCATTGGAGGCCAAAGTGGAATCACACATAGTACGAGCCATTGTTGCGGGCGACCTAGATACACTTCCAGAACCCACAGCCTTGGTGGTGCGCTTTACTCGGTTGGTATTGGCACACGACCCAGAGGCCGATGGATTACGCGAACAAATCATTCACCGATGGGGGCGAAAAGGTTTGATTGCCATCGGTTATGCCATTAGTTCATCGCGAGTTTACCCTGCGCTAAAATATACACTTGGCTACGGCAACGCCTGCAGTTGCATACAAGTCCAGGAGACACAGATAGTACCGAATATAACGACAGTTAAAACAGCAACCCCAATCAAATAAATCAGAATCTTAAAAATACCAGACGGCAGACATAATGAGATGTATTGCTTCCGACTCAAAGAGATCGGAGACGTTAGATTTGACATATACCGAAAGACCGAAATACCGAATCACTACCGCTAGGTTCAAATGTAGTGTCTAGGGGCTCAGCAAAAACTTTGCCTAGCACAGGCCTGGTTTTGCCGCCGTCATCACTCGACCTGTCTATATGCGCTTCTAGATAACGAGCTAAAAACGGCGCTGCCACTGAATTGCCATGAACCACTAGCCACGCTTAACTCAATCCATTGACTTTATATTTTTGTAGGGTAACCTCTAACTTAACGCGACTAACATTGGCTTGATTCCTCAGTGATACATGCATTTCTTCTTTTCTTGATGTGGAGGCTCGCTCCGCTCACCCCCCTACACCGGGTGCTTAACTAGCATCCAGCGCTGTCGCGCACCTCATATTTTTCTTTAAAAAATTTCGTCTAATTTTCAGTAGGCGGGAATCTTTTATGTGCAAAACGTTATCTTTCAGGCTTGCGCGCTTGATGCTCACCCGTGTGCGCCGATTTTACATAAGCACACGCTGGTCGCCAACAAATAGCCCGACAAGCCTGTCTGAAATTATTGATTCGATAGAAATTGCTGGGAGTGCAAATTTTTCGACTATGGAAAAAATAACGCTGAACACCCGAGTCACTATTTTAGATCTACAGGAAAACCAAACGTGCAGCCTTACCCTTGTGGCGCCACCTGCAAGCCAACCTGAGCAGGGCTGCATATCCATACTTTCCATGCTTGGCTCACAACTCATGGGCAAGCGGGAGGGAGACATGGTTGTCATCGCATTCTTTGGCACAACCATGCGCTATCGAATTCTAAAGGTAAATTAACAATACACAACTGGCTGCATAGTCATTCCAATTGGAAATAACATCAAGCCATATAGAAAATCAAACCGCTGACCGAAACTTATGGAGAGCAGACATGAAACAAAGAAAGAACAGCTCGGTGTATTTGAAGAAATCAGATTATCTAAAACTAATAAACCTCCTCAAGGTCGAGTTTAATTCCGATGCCATACGCGCCCTCGAAGATGAAATCGATAGAGCAAAAATTATCGCCGATGATAGTATTGGTACAGATATTGTTTGCATCGATTCACTCGTGACGTTTCTCGACATAGACTCGGAAAAGGAAATTACTGTTCAGTTGGTTATGCCTGCCGATGCTAGCATTGAAAACTCAAAAATTTCAATACTATCTCCCATCGGTAGCGCATTAATCGGTTTAAAAAAGCATGGGTATATTGAATGGCCAATGCCCACGGGGAAAATCAGAAGAATGTGTATTACCGAGGTGGCTCATCAAAATAATGGGATAACTCAGTAGAATGGTGCCGATCAAAGGATCGGCACACGGTACGATCAACCTAAAGCATTCATCGTTCTAGTTATTGACAGCTTCAAAACGCCAGCGTTGATGCGACGCATTCTGCGACGAATCGGTAATAACATTGGCGCCATTTACGCCTGAACCGCCGTTAACTTGCAACACGTCAGCACCATCGCCGGTACGCACAATGTAGCTACCATCGGCTTGCGTCTCCACTTGCCAACGCTGATTTTGATTGCCGAAGCACTGCCATTGATGCACGTTATTAGACCCACTATCGGCATCTAAACAGAGACCACTTTTAACGTTAATCAACTCAAACTGATTCCCGCCCTGGGACTGAGCAAGCCACTGTTGATTCAAACCATCGGAATAATCCCACTGCTGAACGTTGGCGCCATTGGCGTTAGATAAATCGGCAACGTCCAAGGATTTCCCGCTGTTTTCGTTAACAATCACATAAGTACCCGGCGCAAGGTCGAATACGGGTTGCGCGGTTTCAGTGCTGAATTCAAGCCAATTAAGATTGACGCCTCCCGCGCTGAACCTAACACGCAATGAATAACTACCCGCGGCTAAGGTTGTGTTGAATTTTAATGTTTGCCAATTTTGCCAGCCGCCAGTTGAGGAGACATCGACCCCGCCGACGAAATTATTGTCTAACCAAACCTCAGCCCGACCGCCACCACTGTTACTGGCAACCCGCAAACCAACCACAAAAGCAGATGCCTCAGTAACGGCCAGGTCGCCAAAATCCAACCAATCACCGGCATCAGTCCAACCCACGTTTAAGCCGCCTTCGCTGCTGGGCTCAGTTTGAACACCCTGCATAGAACAGTAACTCTCTGCCTCAATTTTTGCTGGCAGATTAGTAAGCAAGCCAACACAAGGAAACTCTGGTTCCGGTTCTGGTTCTGGTTCTGGCTGAGAAATGGCCAGGCCCAAGGACAACCAATTAAGGTTTATACCCGCACTTTCGTAAACTAGGCGAAGTGTTTGCTCGCCTTCGGCAACGGCAATACTAGCCTCCGTGCTTTGGTACACCTGCCAATCACCAGT from Simiduia curdlanivorans carries:
- a CDS encoding GreA/GreB family elongation factor, which translates into the protein MCKTLSFRLARLMLTRVRRFYISTRWSPTNSPTSLSEIIDSIEIAGSANFSTMEKITLNTRVTILDLQENQTCSLTLVAPPASQPEQGCISILSMLGSQLMGKREGDMVVIAFFGTTMRYRILKVN
- a CDS encoding LysR family transcriptional regulator, which encodes MDKLRTLEIFLATCDGGSFSAAARLCGSDPSTVSKAVSRLEVELGLTLFQRSTRQLRITTAGERYARTVRKAMQDLSSCENELKQLNDSPSGILRISSAVCYAHLYLQPLLNEFCQCYPDIKLELEVNDLHVDIVENNVDIALRTGFIKDSRLVARRLSPMDFLTCVSPIYLSAYGMPSCSEDFKTHSWIGFRIKQSQQLQPIFLPDKKGEYQFVDLERRYITDDGETMAYMCTDGLGFAQLPHFLAKKGLDCGELVSLYPYYRPPQPDNGVFAIYPKREYLPKKVRVFIDFLTEKLAERGESSHCTWAEEWPALVG
- a CDS encoding MFS transporter, whose translation is MFDLSAVKKLEPNSPLTYLGLALVAMSGLSYINYLPSLVAALAGGMGFNDVQAGQIVALNGYGGLFGSMLAILWVRRIHWRSAMMILLPLLAAVDLSTAWLTESYIAILIWRFIAGALGGLCVGIGFAALVRLPNTDRAYGTLLFVQFCLGSLVIYFFPELERASGAHSIFFVMASLLLLGLAYLAWLPELVHPDKIQNIVPSQQHNIRHKQLLMLALVCYQLAASAIWAYVGLIGGNANFSDDQISSYIASTGLLGLIGAMLPIIAGNRLNRLRWLATGILLSIIAALILTRSPLTTTVYAIAMALLFIAWPAVLAFLLAVIAEMDSSGRLATIAWLISSIGMASGPMMAATLLQKGDFTLMLYACAGCFALSLTALTIPVQVCETAKSRLQTT
- a CDS encoding GreA/GreB family elongation factor, with the translated sequence MKQRKNSSVYLKKSDYLKLINLLKVEFNSDAIRALEDEIDRAKIIADDSIGTDIVCIDSLVTFLDIDSEKEITVQLVMPADASIENSKISILSPIGSALIGLKKHGYIEWPMPTGKIRRMCITEVAHQNNGITQ